Part of the Thermoleophilia bacterium genome, CGAAACGTGGTCGAGGCTCTTATTGACGATTGCACCAAGCCAGGTTGTCATACCCACATCGGGTTTGAGCCCATTCCTTCTCGGCAAGCGGTGGCTGAGATTGTTGACCGAGTGCGCGAGCTTTTGTTTCCAGGATTTTTCAGTCCTCAGACGCTTGACCCAGTTAGTTATAGGTACGCAATTGGTCAGACGGCTAACACGCTGTTTGACCTTCTGGCTGACCAGATCATCCGGAGCATCCGCCACGATTGTTTTCGCTTTAAGCGCGACTGCACGGATTGCCAAGAGCGAGGGTATGCCGCTGCTCTGGAGCTGCTCGCCAGTATTCCCGAGATTCGCCGTGTCTTGGCTCTCGACATCCAAGCCACCTTTGACGGCGACCCGGCTGCCAAGAGCACAGACGAGATCGTTTACTGCTATCCCGGTCTTCAGGCTGTTGCGTTGTACCGTGTAGCTCATCGCCTGCTAAAACTCGAAGTACCCATTCTTCCGCGCATGATTACCGAATATATGCACAGCCTGACCGGCATCGATATCCATCCGGGGGCCGAAATTGGCGAAGCTTTCGTGATCGATCACGGTACGGGTATCGTCATCGGCGAGACAACGAAAATAGGCAACCGGGTCCGG contains:
- a CDS encoding serine acetyltransferase, with product MAKQDDQSQAGRVGGSSGDVGGTCREEANAAALYRKRLRNVVEALIDDCTKPGCHTHIGFEPIPSRQAVAEIVDRVRELLFPGFFSPQTLDPVSYRYAIGQTANTLFDLLADQIIRSIRHDCFRFKRDCTDCQERGYAAALELLASIPEIRRVLALDIQATFDGDPAAKSTDEIVYCYPGLQAVALYRVAHRLLKLEVPILPRMITEYMHSLTGIDIHPGAEIGEAFVIDHGTGIVIGETTKIGNRVRVYQGVTLGALSLPAGAGDLYRGKKRHPTIEDDVIIYSGATILGGDTVIGARSIIGGNVWLTESVPPDTVVLMENATLIKKSRTAS